The window TCTGGACCTGCCCAGAGGCTGGGTCTATACCCAGGATTTGGAGCCAGTGACTGCTGGCCGCGGTGTCTGGGTCCGGCCACGTGGGCGGTGGCAGGACGGAAGTGCCCCCGCCTGCCGCAGCCCTGGTGGGTCCTGGGCGCCTGGAGGCGGAGGGAACACAGCCGTCCACCGGAGCCTCACCGGCTTGTCTGTTCCTAACATGTCACTCactgcccaccccaccacccacaAACATCTGCCTCCACCATGAAGCCCTGTCGCCTTGGGTGTGGACGGGGCCTGCTTGGCACAAGGCTCAGGGTCCACGGGGTCCCAAGCTGCCCCTCGGGGAAGAGCCCCAGCTCCAGCCTAGCGGACAGGAGTTCAGGCAGGGCCGGTGGCctgaagaccctgcacagccagcaTGTGGCCCGGCCTCTCGGGCCTTCTCTGGACCCACGGGCCAAGTCTGCCTGGCATCTGCCTGGCTTCCCTGAGCCCCGAATCCAGGCAAGGAAGGGTCCCTCCTCCCGCCTGGGCCCGAGCAGGGAGGACCAGAGGGGCAGGTCCCAGAGGGAGGTGACCGTGGGCCCAGGGTCCATCGTCATGTGGCAGGACATTCCCTGGGTGTGCTGGAACCTGCTTCAGCTGAATCCCGCCTCCCGCTGCAGTAGTGGGGTTTCGGGGGGTCTGAGACCATCCCGCCTGGTGGAGTGGGCTCTGCTGAACGGAAGCACTGACTAGGGGCCTGTGGGCAACACCCCACAGAGCCACACAGAGACCCCGCAggggctcccctgtctgtggatGCAGGGCTCTGGCTTCCCTGAGGGTCTCTCCCAACCAGAGCATCGTCCACTGGGCAGGGCAGCAGAGGCCTGGCCCTGGGCCAGAAGCCATGGGCCTGCCCTGGGCGCCTTATCCTGGCAGCAGGCCCGTTTGTGTAAGCAGGCGGGCCTGGTGCCCGCGTGGCCACGGCCGGTGAGAGTCAGCGAGGCCCCTGCTGTGGCACCGGCTCAGACGCGTCCTCCTTACAGCCAATCCCACGGGGTCCTCAGGCTGTGGACTGTGCGTGTCTGCGTGCGTGTGCATGGGCCTCTTGGTGTGCGGGTATGCGTCCCCGTGcacacagggcctggcacctcTCTAACCAGACCCCACGGCACCCCAGGTGCCTCGGGCTCTGAGTCCTCAGGGTCCTGGGGGACAGACAGGCCCTGCGCGAGGCGGACGTGGACGACCTCTTACGGGACAACCGGACGCAGCTGGCGGGTTCGGGTTCACTGTCTGCTGCCCCCATGTGACTGCGTGCTCCGCTCTTTGCTCAGGATTCTCCTTTTAAGACGCCCGTCCACCCTCCACAGGGTCCGCACACTGCCGGAGCTTGGCGCGGGACCCCCCCCAGCCCTGCCATCGGCTCTACAAGCCACGAGCCCTGGGGCTGCCTTATCCTCACCCATCTTAACGCCACGCCCAACAGAGAGAGCAGGGCAGGCCCAGGAGGGTGGCACCAAGGCCCTCCCTGAGCTGAGAAGGACGTGGACCATGGGGGAAACCAAGTCACCCGAGCAGACCTGCCCCGTCCGCCTCCGTCCCCCAGCACCGCACACACACCGCCTCCCAACCTGCTGTCCCTCCCTTTAAACTCCTCACCTCCTCAGCCGTGGCTCTGGGGACCCatgcagggaagggaaggagttTACAGGCGGAGGCTCCTTTCAGGACCTGAGCTCGGCTAAACCTGAGAACACTCTGcacgctgggggtgggggcattgGAGGCTGGAGGCAGAAGCTTGGTAGGGACAGGAAGCTGGGGACCTCTCTTCTGTACCACCCCGCTCACCCCTACTCTCCAACCCTGCTCACCCCTACTCTCCAACCCCGCTCACCACCCTCACCCCTACTCTCCAACCCTGCTCACCCCGCTCACCCCTACTCTCCAACCCTGCTCACCCCTACTCTCCAACCCCGCTCACCACCCTCACCCCTACTCTCCAACCCTGCTCACCCCGCTCACTCCTACTCTCCAACCGCGCTCACCCCCCTCACCCCTACTCTCCAACCCCGCTCACCCCTACTCTCCAACCCCGCTCACCCCCCTCACCCCTACTCTCCAACCCCACTCACCCCCCTCACCCCTACTCTCCAACCCCGCTCACCCCCCTCACCCCTACTCTCCAACCCCGCTCACCCCCCTCACCCCTACTCTCCAACTCCGCTCACCCCCCTCACCCCTACTCTCCAACCCCGCTCACCCCCCTCACCCCTACTCTCCAACCCCGCTCACCCCCCTCACCCCTACTCTCCAACTCCGCTCACCCCCCTCACCCCTACTCTCCAACCCCGCTCACCCCCCTCACCCCTACTCTCCAACCCCGCTCACCCCCCTCACCCCTACTCTCCAACCCCACTCACCCCCCTCACCCCTACTCTCCAACCCCACTCACCCCTACTCTCCAACCCCGCTCACCCCCCTCACCCCTACTCTCCAACCCCACTCACCCCCCTCACCCCTACTCTCCAACCCCACTCACCCCCCTCACCCCTACTCTCCAACCCCACTCACCCCTACTCTCCAACCCCGCTCACCCCCCTCACCCCTACTCTCCAGCCCCGCTCACCCCATTCTCCACTCCCACTCCGAGGCTGGGTGTCCAGGCCCTTTCCTGACCACTGCCCGCATGCTTCCCCCTCAGCTCCCAGTCTGGCTCCCTCTGTGCCCCGTCCCCTCTTTAGGTGGGTGGTGtgtgaacacacagacacacagggctGACCAGGGCATCAAACAATGGCCTGGAAAAGGGCGGTGAGGTACAGGGTGTCTGACATGTGTGCGCCTGTGATGAATGTACTCATGCAGGTGTGACTTGCATGGACACGTGGGCACAAGTGTGTGGATGTGCCCGTTTTGTGTGCCTGTGTCTCTGATAACTGAGTAAATGTGTGAGTTGTGTGCGTGTATGGGGACAGCAGGTGGgtgtgcgtgcacacatgcaCGGCAGTGTGCTAGTGTGTTGTGTGCACACACAAGTGCGTGTGTGAGTGCGTGTGGGTGGCAGGACCACAGCTGAGTCAGTTCCAGATGCGGGGCGGCCGCGGGGTCTtgtccccaggccccctgcccctccACAGGCGCCCAGGGCTCAGCCCAGGCTGTCTCGGCAGGAGAATGTGTCCCTGGCCGACATCCTCTCCCTGCGGGACAGCGGCCTGAGCgagcaggaggcctgggctgtGTGCCTGGAGTGCAGCCTGGCAATGCGCAGCGTCGCCCACTCGGCCATCTTCCAGACCCTGTGCATCACGCCCGACACGCTGGCCTTCAACACCAGCGGGAACGTGTGCTTCATGGAGCAGCTCAGCGGTGAGGCCCGCGTGGCAAATGTGAACACAGAGGGGCCCGCGAGGGTGCGGCCCCCGCCCTAGGGGCAGTGGTCTGGAGCCGGGTTTCCACGGCAACCTGCCGGGGCCTGGGTGAGGGGAGGCTGGGGACTGGGCCTCGCTGGTGGGTGGTCCTGGCTGGGCCCCAGGTGTACATAGCCCTCCAGCCgggaagagcctggcagcctgtCTCACCTGACATGTGTTCGGGGGTCACCATGTGAATGGcatcttctcttctctccccagaTGACCCTGAGGGAGCTTTTGTACCCCCAGAGTTTGATGTGACGGGGAACACCTTTGAGGTAAGTGGCAGCAAGGAGGCCAGCACCTGGCCCCCTGCGCGAGCGCCGGGGTCCCCCCAGAGGGGCTGCGTGGGGCACTCTCACCCTGCTGCTGGGCTCCAGCGACAGCATACGTCTGGCTGCCGGCTCCTCACTGAGCGCCTGGCATGTTGTCTGAGTGTGAACTGACTATATTTAAGATGTTAAAAGTGCCTAAAATTACCAGTGGTGGCTGGCGGGAGTCACAGCTCCTCTGAAGGACTGGCGGGGCCGCTTGTGGGAGGCTTGTGGCCCAGAGAATCCCCCACGAGTGTGAGCCGCGGCCGGCCATGCCAAGGACACTCGGGCCAAGGTCACCGAGGCCGCCAGGCCCTGCCCCGCAAGGGAACCCCTGGGtggagacccagagaggggaGGGCCCACCTGCGCCAGTTCAGCTTCCTGAAAAGAGCCTCCCGCTGCATCTCAGCCCCTGGAACTTCCTTTTCTGCCCTGGGCATCACATCCTTTGTTGGGCGGGGGGCGGGACTGCTGGGGCCAGTGCTGCTCTGCGCGGCCTCGGAGTGTCCAGCACGAGCTCCCAGCCTGGTCACTGCAGAGCCGGGAGGGCCCAGGGGCACGCTCCGCCCGCTTGGAGAGTCCAGCATCTCCACAGGCCTGCCTCCCTGGGGTGGCCCCGGACGATGGTCCTGTAGGTGGGGTGGGGCCCGGCAGGCCCATCTCTCTCCAGTTGTTCCACTTTTCTCCCCGTATTTTCCTCCATTTTGTCAGGATTGCAGATGTCGTGTTCACTGTGGAATGTGAGGTCTCACTTCCTTGaggcagcagttctcaaactCTTTGGTTCTTGGAACCCTTATACTCCTGGAAATCAAGTATCCAAAGATATCTGTGTGAGTCACACCTGCCAGTACTCACTGTGTTAGAGATAAAATGGAGAAATGCAGAAAAAGTCCACCTACTAACTCATCTAATAACAACAATCATAGACCCATTCCATGTTAACACGTATAACAGATGTTCATGAAAAGTGACAGTATTCTCCCCCACAAAAACAGTGAGGACATATTTGTAAACCTCCTGAAGGCCCAGCTCGGCGGAGGCCCGGCTCTCACCACGGCGTCTGCGGTTAGTCTGCGGTGCCCGCGCCCAGCCCACGGCCCGGGGAGCCCCCGCAGCCTTTCACTGTGAAGCTGTGTGGCCTCTGGAACCATGCTTTGAGAAAAGCTGCCTGAAGGCAtgctctgataaaaaaaaaaaaaaaagtttatcagtCCTCCTTTTACAGAAGCTTTTTTCTGGATTGGTTAATTTATTGCGCAAGTCTTCGTTGttttgtgcgggctttctctaggtgcgcgggcttctcactgcagcggcttctctcgcTGCTGCTCACAGGCTCCGGGCGCGCAGGCTCAGTCGCCGCGGCTCGCGGTCCCGGGGGAGTGCAGGCTCGGTTGCTGCGGCTTGCGGGCCCTGGGGGAGTGCGGGCTCAGTCGCCAAGGCTCATGGGCCTTGGggagtgcaggctcagttgccACGGCTTGCAGTCCCGGGGGAGTGCAGGCTCGGTTGCTGCGGCTCGCGGGCCCTGGGGAGTGCGGGCTCAGTCGCCACGACTCGCAGGCCTGGGGGGATTGCAGGCTCGGTCGCCGCAGCTCAGCTCGCGGGCCCTGCGGAGTGCAGGCTCAGCTCgagctcagtagtggtggtgccCGGGCTTAGTCACTCTTCGGCACATGGAGTCTCCCCAGCCCAGcagtcaaacccatgtcccctgcattgccaggtggattcttagccactgtaccaccaagggaGCCCTGTCATTTATAAAACAGTCAAATTATTGGtgttgttgacttaaaaaaatgcacaatgtgagagttgcaagttaagttttatttggggcaaaatgagatGATAGCCCAGGAGACGGCGTTTCAGACatgtctgagaaactgctccagggGGCGGGGGAGGTCAGTACATACATGATGTGGTGAAGGGGACGTGGCGTgggtgtgtgctcaattgctcagtcgtgtccaactctgtgaccccgtggaccggggcccccaggctcctctgtccgtgggattctccaggcaggagtaccggagcgggtagtcatttcctcctccaagggatcttcccgacccagggatggaacccgtgtctcgtGCGTttcctggcaggcaggttctttaccgctgcgcCACCTATGTGCAGTCAAGctcctattcttttttctttttttcattttttagatgttattatttatttatattcatcgGCTGTGTGGGCTTTCCACTAGTTGTGGCCAGCAGGAGCTGCTCTCTCGTCGCAGTCTGCGGGCTCCTCTCTGCTGGGTCTTCTCTTCTGCGgtgtgggctctagggcagtgggctcagcagttgcccCCCCGGCTCCAGTGCACAGGCCCCGTAGTCATGGCTCACGGGCCTCGTTGCTCCACCGCCTGTGCGCTCTTGAACCGGGGAttgaatttgtgtctcctgcctcagcaggcaggttcttcgccgctgagccgccagggaagcccaaccacatGCCCTTGCAGAAGGCCTGCTAGTCACAGGGAGCAggtgtcaccatgaaggatttcagtgcttttctagaaATGAGGAGATGCAGAAACTGGGCTCATACAGTTGGGTCCTGCTGGCATCTGTCTGAAGACCTGTCCCATCACCTTCCCCAGAGCAGGGGGCCGTGTTCCTGCTCTCCACCCCGAGCTCCTTTCAGGAGTGTTGAAGGTccgcagctgcagcagcacctgATTTAACCCTTGCAGAGgtggacggagaaggcaacggcacccactccagtgctcttcctggagaatcccagggacgggggagcttggtgggctgccgtccatggggtcgcacagagtccgacacgactgaagagactcagcagcagcagcaggagacgtGGAtggcagagttgggcacgactgaagtgacttagcagcagtagcagcagaggcgGGCGGCAGGGCCGTTTGCAGGTGACCATGTTTTCCCTGACCGTtagtggtttgtttgtttttttttttgccttaagaAACCTTCCCAACCTCAAGGTCCAACAGATACTTGGCATTTTCTGCCAAGAGTTTTAAAGGTTTTGTTGTTCACGTTAATCCACCCGAGGTGGATTTTTTTATGTAATGTGAGGCAAGGATCCAAGTTCATCCTCTGTGTAGAAAAGGGTCTTTCCAGCTGTTTATTGGCTCGCCTTGGGCATACTCCAGCAAAGCCACACACACCCCCGTCCAGACAAAAGTGGGTCCACTTCCCAGATGTCTGCTCTAGTCCAAGGGTGTCTGCACCCTGCATTTATCAGCAATCCCAGCTCCACAAGGAGCCCAGTGTCTCCCAGGGAAAGGGCTCGCTCCCTGTTCCTTTCAGAAGCATCCTGGCTATTCTGAAGTCTTTCTTCTTCCACAGAAGGCTTGGATTTAGTGTCAAGTTCCATGAAAAGCTCTGTTGGCATTTTGACTAGAATGGCTCTGAATCTGTACCTCAGTTTGGGGAGCACTCACACCCTTATCGTATATGGTCTCATCTAGAAACACATTATTCCTCTTCGTTTATTTAGCTCTTATTTACTGTCTCAGTGGCAGTTTAAAAGCTCTCCTGTGTTTTACTTGAATGTCCTTTACTAGGTTATTCTCAGGCACGGGATGCGTTTGACTCTGTAAATGGATGGTCATCTTTGGAATCACATTTTCCTGCTTTTCATGGCAAATCTACAGAAATGCAGTTCACTTTAACATCTTAATCTTGCATCAGCCCTTGTGGtaaattatttgattatttctGAGAACTTTCTGTTTAACtgatcaaagtgttagtcgctcagtcgtgtccgactctttgtgacccggtggactgcagcacaccaggctcctctctccatgcgatcctccaggcaagaatgctggagtgggtagccatccccttctgcagggggtcttcctggtccagtatcgagcctgtgtctcttgcagTAGATTCTTCACAGTCCTAGTCACCggggaagcttcccaggtggctcagtggtaaaaacctgcctgcagcTGATCAAGTCACCAGCAGGAGGTGGCAGGCTGTGTTGCCGTCCAAAGCCCTGGTGCCACGTCCGCCGAGGGATGTGTCCCGGGTGGGCTGGAGCAGGGCTGAGCAGGTCAGTGATTCTCCGCCATCCTGAGAGCTCCTCCCACCTTCCCAGCAGGACGACTTCTGCCTGAGGCCCCTGCTGTAGAGAGGCCTCCTGTTCTATTGTGCAATACTTCTGCAGCTTTTGAAGTGATTATTAAGATGTCAGTATCTCCCAATTGTTTTCTAACGTTAAGTCAACCTTTCTTACTTAGAAATACCTAAACGGGCAGCATCCTGTGTTTTCTTTATGCCGTCGCGTTTGATCGACAGGTGCCTGCTTCGCATCTCTGCATGTTTTCGTGAGGGGCTGGTGGGTTTCCATTCCGTTGATGTTTCTGACTGTGTTGCCATTGGGAGTTATCTTTTTCGTGTGCAGATGCCCCCGCCTCCTTTGCCGTGTTACAACTTAGATAAGAATGGAATAGTCTGGCCAGACTGACTTAGGCAGCCGTCTGTTTCCTTGGAGCAAAGAGCTTTAATTGCTgctctatttttaataattataggaCTTagctgttttaaatttcttactGACTCAGCTTTTGATAAACcacatatttctaaaaatttacgCATTTTTACCTGTGTTTTTAAAGTTGCAGGGGATGTCCTTTCCTAATCAATGCCTTTATTGTGGGTGCCCCTTCCACTCCTTGGATGGCTCATTTGTGCCTCCTCTTCTGGTCTTGCGGGAAGGAGTACATCCCTTCATACCCTGTGTTTTGTTGGTTTTGTCAACAGAAATAGTAACAACCCACAGTAGAAATGCAAAGACTGCTATTTGAGCCACACAGAGGCCTGCAGCCCGAAAGACGCAGAGTCAAGAAGCACTTGCGGCATGTCCCCAGAATCCAAAATGTGGGAGTTTTAAAGGCAAACCCCACAAAAGTGCTTAAGTGTCTGTCAGGAATTAGGGTTGGGGCTTCAAGAAGGAAGGATTTGTTGGGGTCTGAAATGGCTGCATAGTCACAGG is drawn from Bos indicus isolate NIAB-ARS_2022 breed Sahiwal x Tharparkar chromosome 26, NIAB-ARS_B.indTharparkar_mat_pri_1.0, whole genome shotgun sequence and contains these coding sequences:
- the KNDC1 gene encoding kinase non-catalytic C-lobe domain-containing protein 1 isoform X6 gives rise to the protein MQTMDRAAAAFYEEDGKDLDFYDFEPLPTLPEDEENVSLADILSLRDSGLSEQEAWAVCLECSLAMRSVAHSAIFQTLCITPDTLAFNTSGNVCFMEQLSDDPEGAFVPPEFDVTGNTFEDCRCRVHCGM